In Opitutaceae bacterium TAV5, one genomic interval encodes:
- a CDS encoding redox protein produces MVKITGEYQGQLHCTAIHEPSGALINTDAPRDNQGRGEAFSPTDLVATAFATCIATTMAIAARKHGHDLGAFRYEGTKEMTTDAPRRIARLTARFWLPASARAVPEGVLERAAHGCPVHHSLAPSVEKIIEFIWAE; encoded by the coding sequence ATGGTCAAGATTACCGGCGAATATCAGGGACAACTCCACTGCACCGCGATTCACGAACCCTCCGGCGCGCTCATCAACACCGACGCTCCCCGCGACAACCAGGGCCGCGGCGAGGCGTTTTCCCCCACCGATCTGGTGGCCACCGCCTTCGCCACCTGCATCGCCACCACCATGGCCATCGCGGCCCGCAAACACGGCCACGATCTCGGCGCCTTCCGCTATGAAGGCACCAAGGAAATGACCACCGATGCCCCGCGCCGCATCGCGCGCCTGACCGCGCGTTTCTGGCTTCCCGCCTCCGCGAGAGCAGTCCCCGAAGGCGTCCTCGAACGCGCCGCGCATGGTTGCCCCGTCCACCACAGCCTCGCGCCCTCGGTCGAGAAAATCATCGAATTCATCTGGGCCGAATAA
- a CDS encoding acylphosphatase, with protein MNNVRHETVYFSGRVQGVGFRQSTLEVAREFEVAGEVRNLDDGRVELEAEGRREEIDAFLRAIDERLHGYIRKIERSGRERSAQFSGFRIR; from the coding sequence ATGAACAACGTGCGTCACGAGACGGTGTATTTCAGCGGCCGCGTGCAAGGCGTCGGTTTTCGGCAGAGTACGCTCGAGGTGGCCCGCGAATTCGAGGTGGCCGGCGAAGTCAGGAATCTCGACGACGGCCGCGTGGAACTCGAGGCCGAAGGCCGGCGCGAGGAGATCGACGCCTTCCTCCGGGCGATCGACGAGCGTCTGCACGGCTACATCCGCAAGATCGAGCGTTCGGGCCGCGAACGTTCCGCACAGTTTTCCGGTTTCCGGATCAGATAA
- a CDS encoding N-terminal cleavage protein, whose translation MNTTPKNRPTARRAFTLVELLTVIAIIGVLAAIILPVAGKVRKTARAAHCLSNMRQLGGAFSLYASDNRNGLLPPIYKTGDTTETWKYALFRLLAGQDYTNETKGQIRTSVFACPSDADVRNGAANVSYGMNKDLEIHAIASTGPDGRQAHPINPAGINAPSQVCLLIEHPNEVAGLERFRDAAAVARVEARHDRNYNVLYVDGHVTKLAFEKIPQDKTSDAGKLFWQGR comes from the coding sequence ATGAATACGACCCCGAAGAACCGACCGACTGCCAGACGAGCTTTCACTCTGGTGGAGTTGCTCACGGTGATTGCCATTATCGGAGTGCTGGCCGCCATTATCCTGCCCGTAGCTGGCAAGGTCAGGAAGACCGCTCGCGCCGCGCATTGTCTGAGCAACATGCGTCAGCTCGGGGGAGCGTTCTCGCTTTACGCATCCGACAACAGGAACGGATTGCTGCCGCCGATTTACAAGACAGGCGATACGACGGAGACGTGGAAATATGCGCTGTTCAGATTGCTCGCGGGACAGGACTACACCAACGAAACGAAAGGGCAGATACGGACTTCGGTGTTTGCCTGTCCTTCCGATGCCGACGTGCGCAATGGTGCCGCCAACGTGAGTTATGGCATGAACAAGGACCTTGAAATCCACGCGATTGCCAGCACCGGTCCCGATGGACGTCAGGCCCATCCGATCAACCCGGCCGGAATCAATGCTCCGAGCCAGGTGTGTCTGCTGATAGAGCATCCCAACGAGGTCGCGGGTTTGGAACGTTTCAGGGATGCGGCTGCGGTGGCCCGGGTGGAGGCGCGGCACGACAGGAATTACAACGTGCTCTATGTGGATGGGCACGTGACAAAGCTGGCGTTTGAAAAAATCCCGCAAGACAAGACGTCCGATGCCGGAAAGCTTTTTTGGCAAGGGCGATGA
- a CDS encoding 30S ribosomal protein S20, with the protein MANTKSAIKAARKTERFTTRNKAVKTRLKTLHKKFAKASSGEDKEAARTAAIAWASAMDKATKSGVVHKNAAARAKSRVSKIVFAK; encoded by the coding sequence ATGGCCAACACCAAATCCGCCATCAAAGCCGCCCGTAAAACCGAGCGCTTCACCACGCGCAACAAGGCGGTCAAGACCCGTCTCAAGACTCTCCACAAGAAGTTCGCCAAAGCTTCCTCCGGCGAAGACAAGGAAGCCGCCCGGACCGCGGCCATCGCCTGGGCTTCCGCCATGGACAAGGCCACCAAGTCCGGCGTCGTCCACAAGAACGCCGCCGCCCGCGCCAAATCCCGCGTGTCGAAGATCGTTTTCGCCAAATAA
- a CDS encoding 5'-3' exonuclease, whose translation MAKWLLVDGFNLAYRCFFAIPELTRADGFPTNALHGWVKSLWKLMDQERPSGVCVFFDLGGSQDRLVLLPEYKAHREEMPEALAKQIEPVKEVTRLMGITAIEQHGVESDDLLASRAVALARAGDEVLVVSSDKDFAQIVSDRITMLLPPPTANPKLGWRRLDVAGVREKFGVPPEQIADYLAIVGDTSDNIPGVPGVGPKTASKWLQEFGSLEALLARAGEVKPERFREVLVARADDLRRNRRLTTLNLELAAALPSAEGCAAGSTPADLPALLRWLEQMEMRSTLAEARSRYEQPELF comes from the coding sequence ATGGCAAAATGGCTTCTCGTTGACGGATTCAACCTCGCATACCGCTGCTTCTTCGCGATTCCCGAACTGACCCGCGCGGACGGGTTCCCGACCAATGCGCTGCACGGCTGGGTGAAATCGTTGTGGAAGCTGATGGACCAGGAACGGCCGTCGGGCGTGTGCGTGTTTTTCGATCTCGGCGGTTCGCAGGACCGGCTGGTGCTGTTGCCCGAATACAAGGCGCATCGCGAGGAAATGCCCGAGGCGCTGGCGAAGCAGATCGAGCCGGTCAAGGAGGTGACGCGGCTGATGGGCATCACCGCCATCGAGCAGCATGGCGTGGAGAGCGACGACCTGCTGGCTTCGCGGGCGGTGGCGCTGGCGCGCGCGGGCGACGAGGTGCTGGTGGTGAGTTCGGACAAGGATTTCGCCCAGATCGTCAGCGACCGCATCACCATGCTCCTGCCGCCGCCGACCGCCAATCCGAAACTCGGCTGGCGCCGGCTGGATGTGGCCGGCGTGCGGGAAAAATTCGGCGTGCCGCCGGAGCAGATTGCGGACTACCTGGCGATCGTCGGCGACACGTCGGACAACATCCCGGGGGTGCCGGGCGTGGGGCCGAAAACGGCGTCGAAATGGCTGCAGGAATTCGGTTCGCTGGAGGCGCTGCTGGCGCGCGCGGGCGAGGTGAAGCCGGAGCGTTTTCGCGAGGTGCTCGTCGCCCGCGCCGACGATCTGCGGCGCAACCGGCGGCTGACCACGCTCAACCTCGAACTGGCGGCGGCATTGCCGTCGGCGGAGGGGTGCGCGGCGGGCTCGACGCCGGCGGATCTGCCGGCGCTGTTGCGCTGGCTGGAGCAGATGGAGATGCGCTCGACGCTTGCCGAGGCGCGCTCGCGGTACGAGCAGCCGGAGCTGTTCTGA
- a CDS encoding transcriptional regulator: MDTPATYSRRNRNTSDTRPGKGSKVDAVHAELRQKILDGVWKVDDRLPTEAELAEEFACSPATINKAAALLVQSGLIERRQRMGMRVVSNVETAPVFAVGTSAAAAPAVQLDAFAMIYPSVRHEGIHRIVRGFQDEALRQVRRVVTLTTGTDYHKELEFVRRLAEFDVKGAVVVPLRPTMQAQLQFAQAIMNPPIPLVGAAANLSGSGCASVRVDNFHAGYTMTRHLIDSGARRTGFFSNRSWANYVRDRHQGYRWALREAGLEERADGVTLEQGMRIDFDDPLEEPTRMARVYLERVGPGGAAGQDGSVDAVVCGDDFLAFGMIRAALALGLRIPDDLRVTGIDDYLTIDPPGGIPLTTYHVPYETIGQRAFRLLEAQVAASNATPDVSLQSSPDTIPEELIAGSLVIRASG, translated from the coding sequence ATGGACACCCCGGCGACATACTCCCGACGCAACAGGAACACCTCGGACACGAGGCCCGGCAAGGGCAGCAAGGTGGATGCGGTCCATGCCGAGTTGCGTCAGAAGATTCTCGATGGCGTATGGAAGGTCGATGACCGGTTGCCGACTGAAGCGGAGTTGGCGGAGGAGTTCGCGTGCAGCCCGGCGACGATCAACAAGGCGGCGGCCTTGCTGGTGCAGTCGGGATTGATCGAGCGCAGGCAACGGATGGGGATGCGTGTGGTGAGCAATGTCGAAACCGCCCCCGTATTCGCGGTGGGTACGTCCGCCGCCGCAGCTCCGGCGGTGCAGCTGGATGCGTTCGCGATGATCTACCCGAGCGTGAGGCATGAAGGCATCCATCGGATCGTGCGCGGTTTTCAGGATGAGGCGCTGCGTCAGGTGCGCCGCGTCGTTACGCTGACCACGGGAACGGATTATCACAAGGAGCTCGAATTCGTACGGCGCCTTGCCGAGTTCGATGTCAAGGGTGCGGTCGTCGTACCGCTACGGCCCACGATGCAGGCGCAGTTGCAGTTTGCGCAGGCGATCATGAACCCGCCTATCCCTCTCGTGGGGGCGGCCGCCAATCTTTCCGGCTCCGGCTGCGCCTCGGTGCGCGTGGACAACTTTCACGCCGGTTACACGATGACCCGCCACCTGATCGACAGCGGAGCGCGGCGGACAGGCTTTTTCAGCAACCGTTCCTGGGCCAACTACGTGCGTGATCGCCATCAGGGTTATCGCTGGGCACTGCGTGAAGCCGGACTGGAAGAACGCGCCGACGGGGTGACGCTGGAGCAGGGCATGCGGATCGACTTCGATGACCCGCTCGAGGAACCGACCCGCATGGCACGCGTTTATCTGGAGCGCGTGGGACCGGGCGGCGCCGCCGGACAAGACGGATCCGTGGATGCGGTGGTGTGCGGCGACGATTTTCTCGCGTTCGGCATGATCCGGGCGGCGCTTGCGCTCGGCCTGCGCATACCCGACGACCTGCGAGTGACGGGTATCGACGATTACCTTACGATCGATCCTCCCGGAGGCATTCCGCTGACAACCTACCATGTGCCCTATGAGACAATCGGACAACGGGCGTTCCGGTTGCTGGAGGCACAAGTCGCCGCATCCAATGCCACCCCGGATGTATCATTACAATCATCACCGGATACGATACCCGAAGAACTCATCGCGGGCAGTCTGGTTATCCGCGCCAGCGGTTAG
- a CDS encoding 30S ribosomal protein S1, whose protein sequence is MSSVMQELLAESSFDNLKEGSIVPGVITEIRQNEVVVDIGGKSEGVIPANEFIDIGELQIGSTIEVYVEKLESKNGLPVLSFDKAEQKKNWENILTKFPEGSVAVGRVKAKVKGGLIISIGVDAFMPASHIDIQPPKNLDQYVGQTYDFKVLKINQERKNIVLSRRELIEQQRSEKRRNLLESIEPGQVRKGVVKNITDFGAFIDLDGMDGLLHITDMSWGRIAHPSEMLKQGEEIQVMIIEVNREKERVSLGLKQTTKNPWDEIEQKFPVGAKIHGKVVNLVPYGAFIEIEPGVEGLVHITEMSWTKRINKPSEVLRVGQELDAVVLGIQKDDQKISLGLRQLEPNPWDMVRHNYPIGARVHGKVRNMTTYGAFIELEEGIDGMVHVSDMSWTRKVNHPSEVLKKGDEVDAIVLDVDASQQRISLGMKQLAIDPWSDIDSFFKIGDVVKGTVTKITSFGAFVDLKDGIDGLVHISQISEERIDKVKDVLKPGQEVTARVIKIDRDERRLGLSIKAANYSPEQLASETAAYEALNRDSSGDMMNLGDILDAAADKK, encoded by the coding sequence ATGAGTTCTGTAATGCAAGAACTGCTCGCCGAATCCTCCTTCGACAATCTGAAGGAAGGCTCCATCGTTCCGGGCGTCATCACCGAAATCCGCCAGAACGAGGTTGTCGTCGACATCGGCGGCAAATCCGAAGGCGTCATCCCCGCCAACGAGTTCATCGATATCGGCGAACTGCAGATCGGCTCCACCATCGAGGTGTACGTCGAGAAGCTCGAATCCAAAAACGGTCTCCCCGTGCTCTCCTTCGACAAGGCCGAGCAGAAGAAAAACTGGGAGAACATCCTCACCAAGTTCCCCGAAGGCTCCGTCGCCGTCGGCCGCGTCAAGGCCAAGGTCAAGGGCGGCCTCATCATCTCCATCGGCGTCGACGCCTTCATGCCTGCGTCGCACATCGACATCCAGCCTCCCAAGAACCTCGACCAGTACGTCGGCCAGACCTACGACTTCAAGGTTCTCAAGATCAACCAGGAGCGCAAGAACATCGTCCTCTCCCGCCGCGAGCTCATCGAGCAGCAGCGCAGCGAGAAGCGCCGCAACCTCCTCGAATCCATCGAGCCCGGCCAGGTCCGCAAGGGTGTCGTCAAGAACATCACCGACTTCGGCGCGTTCATCGACCTCGACGGCATGGACGGCCTCCTCCACATCACCGACATGTCCTGGGGACGCATCGCCCACCCGAGCGAAATGCTCAAGCAGGGCGAGGAAATCCAGGTCATGATCATCGAGGTCAACCGCGAGAAAGAACGCGTTTCCCTCGGCCTCAAGCAGACCACCAAGAATCCGTGGGACGAGATCGAACAGAAATTCCCCGTCGGCGCGAAGATTCACGGCAAGGTCGTCAACCTCGTCCCCTACGGCGCGTTCATCGAGATCGAGCCCGGCGTCGAAGGTCTCGTCCACATCACCGAGATGTCCTGGACCAAGCGCATCAACAAGCCCTCCGAAGTGCTCCGCGTCGGCCAGGAACTCGATGCCGTCGTCCTCGGCATCCAGAAAGATGACCAGAAGATCTCGCTCGGCCTCCGCCAGCTCGAGCCCAACCCGTGGGACATGGTCCGCCACAACTACCCGATCGGCGCCCGCGTCCACGGCAAGGTGCGCAACATGACCACCTACGGCGCCTTCATCGAACTCGAGGAAGGCATCGACGGCATGGTGCACGTTTCCGACATGAGCTGGACCCGCAAGGTCAACCACCCCTCCGAAGTCCTCAAGAAGGGCGACGAGGTGGACGCCATCGTTCTCGACGTGGATGCCAGCCAGCAGCGCATCAGCCTCGGCATGAAGCAGCTCGCCATCGATCCCTGGAGCGACATCGACAGCTTCTTCAAGATCGGCGACGTCGTGAAGGGCACCGTGACCAAGATCACCTCCTTCGGCGCCTTCGTGGACCTGAAGGACGGCATCGACGGTCTCGTGCACATCTCGCAGATCAGCGAGGAGCGCATCGACAAGGTGAAGGACGTGCTCAAGCCCGGCCAGGAAGTGACGGCCCGCGTGATCAAGATCGACCGCGACGAGCGTCGTCTCGGCCTCTCGATCAAGGCCGCCAACTACTCGCCCGAGCAGCTCGCCAGCGAGACGGCCGCCTACGAGGCCCTCAACCGCGACAGCAGCGGCGACATGATGAACCTCGGCGACATCCTCGACGCCGCCGCCGACAAGAAATAA
- a CDS encoding protein phosphatase → MPDPLAPNPPSPLVRPAPAGPTTASAAVTAPPALRLHWSGMTHPGRFRANNEDSFLALNFDAHEVRFLGKTGDASLRGADFVFAVSDGMGGANAGEFASKIAVTEITRLLPRSFKVSALGLSGGFQDILAELFEAIHRSLVNLGHSYEECAGMGATLSLCWVTPEWVWFSHIGDSRIYYLPKKGGITQLTHDHSHVGWLRRTGKITEHQARAHPGRSSLQQALGAGNQHIEPHIGAVDLQPGDRFVICSDGLVDGLWDGTIERLLREPAPAQAALPPARLLVEESVAASGRDNCTAIVIEAVAAPPPSPHPEST, encoded by the coding sequence ATGCCTGACCCGCTCGCCCCGAACCCGCCGTCGCCGCTTGTCCGGCCGGCTCCCGCTGGCCCGACGACGGCTTCCGCCGCCGTCACCGCCCCTCCCGCGCTGCGCCTCCACTGGTCGGGCATGACCCACCCCGGACGCTTCCGTGCCAATAACGAAGACAGTTTCCTCGCGCTCAATTTCGACGCGCACGAAGTCCGTTTTCTGGGCAAAACCGGCGACGCCTCGCTGCGCGGAGCCGATTTCGTCTTCGCGGTGAGCGACGGCATGGGCGGCGCCAATGCGGGCGAATTCGCCAGCAAGATCGCCGTGACCGAAATCACCCGGCTCCTGCCCCGCAGTTTCAAGGTTTCCGCGCTCGGCCTTTCCGGCGGGTTTCAGGATATCCTCGCCGAACTCTTCGAGGCCATCCACCGGTCGCTCGTCAATCTCGGCCACAGTTACGAGGAATGCGCCGGCATGGGCGCCACGCTGAGCCTCTGCTGGGTCACGCCCGAATGGGTCTGGTTCAGCCACATCGGTGACAGCCGCATCTATTACCTGCCGAAAAAAGGCGGCATCACCCAGCTCACGCACGATCACAGCCATGTCGGCTGGCTGCGCCGCACCGGCAAGATCACCGAACACCAGGCGCGTGCCCATCCCGGCAGGAGTTCGCTGCAACAGGCGCTCGGCGCCGGCAACCAGCACATCGAGCCGCACATCGGCGCCGTCGACCTGCAACCGGGCGACCGTTTTGTGATCTGTTCCGACGGCCTCGTCGACGGGCTCTGGGACGGCACCATCGAACGCCTGCTCCGCGAGCCCGCGCCCGCCCAGGCCGCCCTGCCGCCGGCGCGCCTGCTCGTCGAGGAATCCGTCGCCGCTTCGGGACGCGACAACTGCACCGCCATCGTCATCGAAGCCGTGGCCGCCCCCCCGCCCTCTCCCCACCCTGAATCGACTTGA
- a CDS encoding prolipoprotein diacylglyceryl transferase (transfers the N-acyl diglyceride moiety to the prospective N-terminal cysteine in prolipoprotein) produces the protein MALVAGVFVGGRLGYFLFYQPQALLRDPLELLRVWDGGMASHGGFLGVAVALVWFARSTGNRVLHLGDLVTSVAPAGLMFGRIANFINGELWGKITDVKWAVIFPESAPPLTAFAMIPPRHPSQLYAAFLEGVLLLALMQLLVWKTDWLRTAPGRLSGVFLVGYALARSVSEIFREPDASLILGLSRGTFYSIFVFVAGAILLLRKNTLPLEIPAAGPAPKTRP, from the coding sequence ATGGCGCTCGTGGCCGGCGTGTTTGTCGGCGGGCGGCTCGGCTACTTTCTCTTTTACCAGCCGCAGGCCCTGCTGCGCGATCCGCTGGAGCTCCTCCGCGTGTGGGACGGCGGCATGGCCAGCCACGGCGGCTTCCTCGGCGTGGCGGTGGCGCTCGTCTGGTTCGCGCGCAGCACGGGCAACCGCGTGCTCCATCTCGGCGACCTCGTGACCAGCGTGGCGCCGGCCGGCCTGATGTTCGGCCGCATCGCCAACTTCATCAACGGCGAGCTCTGGGGTAAAATCACCGACGTGAAATGGGCGGTCATCTTTCCCGAAAGCGCCCCGCCGCTGACGGCCTTTGCGATGATCCCGCCGCGGCACCCGTCGCAACTTTACGCCGCCTTTCTGGAAGGCGTGCTCCTGCTCGCGCTGATGCAGCTCCTCGTCTGGAAAACGGACTGGCTGCGCACCGCGCCGGGCCGGCTGAGCGGCGTGTTTCTCGTCGGCTACGCCCTCGCCCGCTCCGTCAGCGAGATTTTCCGCGAACCCGACGCCAGCCTGATCCTCGGCCTCAGCCGCGGCACGTTTTATTCGATTTTCGTCTTCGTCGCCGGGGCGATTCTCCTGCTGAGAAAAAATACGCTGCCGCTGGAAATCCCGGCGGCAGGGCCAGCCCCGAAAACCCGCCCGTAG
- a CDS encoding Mn2+-dependent serine/threonine protein kinase — protein MHEVKDTRRATVRIGYDGRVHKTFRGHQARERFEHEVKVLRHLEERGCDFVPKILEADPARLLLVTDNCGGRVDHLAPERIPEIFAELENYGVRHEDPFLRNITYRRSDGRFCIIDFEYATLLDGPHAGQSLKPPPPDA, from the coding sequence ATGCACGAAGTCAAAGACACCCGCCGCGCCACGGTGCGCATCGGCTACGACGGCCGGGTCCACAAGACCTTTCGCGGGCACCAGGCGCGGGAGCGTTTCGAGCACGAGGTGAAAGTGCTCCGCCACCTGGAAGAACGCGGCTGCGATTTTGTCCCGAAAATTCTGGAAGCCGATCCCGCCCGGCTCCTGCTCGTCACGGACAATTGCGGAGGCCGCGTCGATCACCTCGCTCCGGAACGCATTCCGGAAATCTTCGCCGAACTGGAAAACTACGGCGTGCGGCACGAGGACCCGTTCCTGCGCAACATCACCTACCGCCGCAGCGACGGACGTTTCTGCATCATCGATTTCGAATATGCCACCCTCCTCGATGGCCCCCACGCCGGCCAGTCACTCAAGCCGCCACCTCCCGATGCCTGA
- a CDS encoding alpha-L-arabinofuranosidase, with protein sequence MYSCRATLLSASCAFAAFTCPPVLFAGEENGTVDAPSATVSINAARVPGPVNPLVFGHGNLEAADTRRIHGGATRTRLLRTGDGVWDERAARPSPDFMSHARDSGVKALRYPGGCLVHNFDWRKTVGPREQRGDWQFGLDDFLAICRELDAEPIITVSDYVLPAEEMPRHAAELVEYLNAPATPAYPWAMKRAGWGHPEPYGVRYFELGNESDHGNHAVQPRRQFTPATYARYAIDCAAAMRAIDPSVRIGIVTVPGPGDNPRSAWNREVVRVAGAAADFVILHFYAPALNRDLPVQPADMLMRACMAVGDQIGHRIQEYKAMIRDECGRDLPVAITEFNAGFVQPAGGSDPTPWRLSYGAALQCADLYRVFLKPENTVLMSSYWQFYNGYWGMLQVREQPDGSVLKERRPAYELIRLWGQHFGETLVDVTVAGPRADFDVAGWRGVAEARGIEYRPRRTLRTVPLAGLLKSVSGPGYSSRISPDGSVIVFDLKDFSGEAHPVMATIPLATLGTAEDVGYRLTYECQYHRTPGSGKRAERLGLTLADTRDEFSDTSRRTIPGAESRGAWSPLQGELVPRTDSEGIDLRVSLVSDAGGSADNPDGAAPHRLNGKLQFRLLELEVVTREIAPATELVTASSSLSADGRKLYVVVFNKSPDQSIATTFDIRGFVPAGTARYWEVNGPSLASVTGVREVVSGAELTLQGATLLHTLPAHSMTAIELDAR encoded by the coding sequence ATGTACTCCTGCCGGGCAACCTTGTTGTCAGCCAGCTGCGCCTTCGCTGCTTTCACCTGTCCGCCGGTTCTCTTTGCTGGCGAGGAAAACGGGACCGTTGATGCTCCCTCGGCCACGGTGTCCATCAATGCAGCCCGTGTCCCGGGACCAGTGAATCCGCTGGTTTTCGGCCACGGAAACCTGGAGGCTGCCGACACCAGGCGTATCCACGGAGGAGCCACGCGTACCCGTCTCCTGCGTACCGGGGACGGCGTATGGGACGAGAGGGCGGCGCGTCCGTCTCCGGATTTCATGAGCCATGCCCGCGACTCGGGAGTCAAGGCACTGCGTTATCCCGGAGGTTGCCTTGTGCACAATTTTGACTGGCGCAAAACGGTCGGCCCCCGCGAGCAGCGTGGCGACTGGCAGTTCGGGCTTGATGACTTTCTGGCAATCTGCCGAGAGCTCGACGCCGAGCCGATCATCACCGTGAGCGACTATGTGCTCCCGGCGGAGGAAATGCCACGCCACGCGGCCGAGCTCGTCGAGTATCTCAATGCCCCGGCCACTCCCGCATATCCATGGGCGATGAAGCGCGCCGGGTGGGGGCATCCCGAGCCGTATGGGGTCCGTTATTTCGAACTCGGCAACGAGAGCGACCACGGCAACCACGCCGTGCAGCCGCGCCGCCAGTTCACCCCCGCCACGTATGCGCGCTACGCCATCGACTGCGCGGCGGCCATGCGCGCCATCGACCCGTCCGTCAGGATTGGCATCGTCACGGTGCCAGGTCCCGGCGACAACCCGCGCTCCGCATGGAACCGCGAGGTGGTGCGGGTGGCCGGAGCGGCGGCGGATTTCGTCATCCTCCATTTTTATGCTCCGGCCCTGAACCGCGATTTGCCCGTTCAACCGGCCGACATGCTCATGCGTGCCTGCATGGCGGTCGGCGACCAGATCGGACATCGTATCCAGGAATACAAGGCAATGATCCGTGACGAGTGCGGACGCGACCTGCCCGTGGCGATTACCGAATTCAACGCGGGTTTCGTGCAACCGGCGGGCGGCAGCGACCCCACGCCGTGGCGTCTCAGCTACGGGGCCGCATTGCAATGCGCGGATCTTTACCGCGTGTTCCTGAAGCCGGAGAATACGGTGCTCATGTCCAGTTACTGGCAGTTCTATAACGGCTACTGGGGCATGCTGCAGGTGCGTGAACAACCCGATGGCAGCGTGTTGAAGGAACGCCGGCCCGCCTACGAACTGATCCGGCTCTGGGGACAGCATTTTGGTGAAACTCTGGTCGACGTTACGGTCGCCGGACCACGGGCCGATTTCGATGTCGCCGGATGGCGCGGCGTGGCGGAAGCGCGGGGTATCGAGTACCGTCCGCGTCGGACACTGCGCACGGTGCCGCTTGCAGGCTTGCTGAAATCCGTCTCGGGGCCGGGCTATTCGTCGCGCATCTCACCCGACGGGAGCGTGATCGTTTTTGACCTGAAGGATTTTTCCGGCGAGGCGCATCCTGTCATGGCCACGATACCCCTGGCGACGCTCGGCACTGCGGAAGATGTCGGCTACCGGCTGACCTACGAATGCCAGTATCACCGGACACCCGGTTCAGGGAAACGCGCCGAGCGTCTCGGACTCACGCTTGCCGACACTCGTGACGAATTTTCGGATACATCCCGCCGCACGATTCCCGGGGCCGAGAGCCGGGGCGCGTGGTCGCCGCTCCAGGGGGAACTCGTGCCGCGTACCGACAGCGAGGGCATCGACCTGCGCGTGAGTCTTGTGTCGGACGCCGGCGGCAGCGCTGACAACCCCGATGGCGCGGCGCCACATCGGCTCAACGGGAAACTGCAATTCAGGCTTCTGGAGCTGGAGGTGGTCACCCGTGAAATCGCTCCGGCAACGGAACTCGTCACGGCTTCATCGAGCCTCTCGGCCGACGGAAGGAAACTCTACGTTGTCGTTTTTAACAAAAGTCCGGATCAGTCCATCGCCACCACGTTTGACATCAGGGGATTCGTTCCTGCGGGGACCGCCCGCTATTGGGAGGTCAACGGCCCTTCGCTCGCCAGCGTGACAGGCGTGCGCGAGGTGGTTTCCGGAGCGGAGTTGACGTTGCAGGGCGCAACCCTCCTGCACACGTTGCCCGCCCACTCGATGACCGCCATCGAACTGGATGCCCGCTAA
- a CDS encoding ABC transporter ATP-binding protein has product MSDTPATPPANSPVPAIEIRGLTKDFPISLRGVKLRAVDNLTLTIPEGQVFGLLGPNGSGKSTTIKVILGLLEATLGECRVFGVPSEQVSSRRNVGYLPEAPYFYRYLSGAELVRFYARVCRVPRAQLNDRVKEVIDWVGLSGASHRRVGTYSKGMLQRIGLAQALVHDPRLIVLDEPTAGVDPVGSAEMCELILKLKKQGKTVLITSHLLAQIEDVCDRIAILDRGKLILEGNVSELVGKRDQQALIVDTFSDSDLAAFREWLGQRGHRLNAIEQPRARLDQLFLSKVSRASLPSRSEEKKS; this is encoded by the coding sequence ATGAGCGACACTCCCGCCACACCACCCGCCAACTCCCCGGTTCCTGCGATCGAGATCCGCGGTCTCACGAAGGACTTTCCCATCAGCCTCCGCGGCGTGAAACTCCGGGCCGTCGACAACCTGACGCTGACGATTCCCGAAGGCCAGGTCTTCGGCCTGCTCGGGCCCAACGGCTCCGGCAAGAGCACCACGATCAAGGTCATCCTCGGCCTGCTCGAGGCCACGCTCGGCGAATGCCGCGTGTTCGGCGTGCCGAGCGAGCAGGTGTCCTCGCGGCGCAACGTCGGCTACCTGCCCGAGGCGCCGTATTTCTACCGCTACCTGAGCGGCGCGGAGCTCGTGCGGTTCTACGCCCGCGTCTGCCGGGTGCCGCGCGCGCAGCTCAATGACCGCGTCAAGGAAGTGATCGACTGGGTCGGCCTCTCCGGCGCCTCGCACCGCCGCGTCGGCACCTACTCGAAAGGCATGCTCCAGCGCATCGGCCTGGCCCAGGCGCTCGTGCACGATCCCCGGCTGATCGTCCTCGACGAACCCACCGCGGGCGTCGATCCCGTCGGTTCGGCCGAGATGTGCGAACTCATCCTCAAGCTCAAGAAGCAGGGCAAGACCGTCCTCATCACCTCGCACCTGCTCGCCCAGATCGAGGACGTGTGCGACCGCATCGCCATCCTCGACCGCGGCAAGCTCATCCTCGAAGGCAACGTCAGCGAACTCGTCGGCAAGCGCGACCAGCAGGCGCTCATCGTGGACACGTTCTCCGACTCCGACCTCGCCGCCTTCCGGGAGTGGCTCGGCCAGCGCGGCCACCGGCTCAACGCCATCGAGCAACCGCGCGCCCGCCTCGACCAGCTCTTCCTCAGCAAGGTCTCCCGCGCCTCCCTTCCGTCCCGTTCCGAAGAGAAAAAATCATGA